DNA from Gemmatimonas sp.:
GTGACCGTGTACACGAGGTTCGTGAAGTTGGTCGCGCATTCCGGGATGCCGGCAGCCGTCGTCGGGCTCAGGGCAACGCCCGTCACGCCACAACCGCTGTAGGTCCACACGTTCGCCAGCGTACCCGTGCTCGTGCCGACGCCGTTGTCCGTGGTGGTCGTGTTCGTCGAGAAGCTGAACGGCGAGGCAATCACGCCCGAGAACCACGCGCCGCTCGCGACGCCAGCGATGGCGACGGTCGGGTTGGCGTAGTCAAGACGGATGGCGATCGGAGCCGGAACCGTGATCGACGTGCGGTAGCCCGTCGTGGCCGAAACCGTCGGCGCCGCGTTGTTGCTGTTGTCCTGAGCAGCGGCGACGCGCGGGAAATCGCTCGAGTTCGTCTGCGGGTGTTCCCAGCCCGTGCCGTTGATCGTGTACAGCGTGCTGCTCTTGCCGAAGGTCGTCGCCGCCGTGGCCGAGTACGGCACGGTCGCACCGAAGTTCGACATGTTCACCGAGGCCGACTGCACCGTACGACCGGCGGTGTAGAACACCGGGACGTAGCGGATCGAGCCAGCGCCCGAGGCGTTCGGACCACCGTAGTAGTTGAACGCCACGCCCGACACCGTGCGCGTGGCCGCGGCGGTCGGGTTCGTGAACTGGACAGCCCAGCCGTCCACATTCGTGAAGTTCAGGATGCTGTTGTTGTTCGTCGCGGCGAAGTTCTCCGCTCCAGCAGCCGTGCGGACCGACGCCCGGATGACGTGCAGGCCGTTCGCATACTTGATCGTCGACGTACCCGTGGCGAAGTCGGCGGTGAAGTCAGCGGTGTTGATCGAGAGCTGCACCGTGCCTTCGTTCGCCGCGTTGCCCGTGTACGTCTGCTCAGCAGCCGGGGCACCACAGTTGTTGCCCGCAGCGTCACACACGTAGACACGAACCGCGCTCACCGCCTGGCCGTTCGGCTGGAGGTTGAGCGAGACCTGGATCTGGTCGCGCGTGTTGTTGATGTCAACCGGCTGGTTGACCTGCATGTTCGCCGAGAAGGTGATACCCGTGTTGGCCGGGCCACCCGCCGAAGCGACCGGACCCTGCGTCACGTTGGCGATCGTCACGTTCGCCGGAGCGGCGACCGTCACGGCAACCGACGACGAGAGCGAGGACGCCGCGAAGTTCGTGTTGGCAGCCGAGGCGGCCGTCACAGTGATGATCGCCGTACCCGGCGCGTTGGCCGTCACGACACCAGCGGCCGAAACCGAGGCAACCGCGGTCGACGACGACACGTACGTGATCGTCGCAGCCGGCGCGCCCGAGGGCTGCGTCGCGTTGGCGCCGATCTGCGCCGTGTTGCCGATCGCGAGCGCCAGTGCAGCCGGCGTCACGTTCAGCGTAGCAATGCCGGTCGGAAGCGCCGTCACCGTGATGGCAACCGCCTGGCTGATCGACGTGCCGCCCGACGTGGCGGTCACCGTGATCGTGGCAACACCCGTACCAACCGCCGTCACAACACCAGCCGTCGAAACCGACGCGATCGTCGCGGACGACGAGGCGTAGGTGTACGTGGCGGTGCGGCCGGCCGGCTGAACGCTCGGCGACAGCGTGAGCGTCTGGTTCACCTGGAGCGACGCCGCAGACGGCGTCACCGTGAGGCCCGTGATCGCCGGAGCGACCGTAACGGACGCCGCGGCCGACTGGCCCGTGGACGCCGTCGCCGTGACCGTCGCGTTACCGGCGGCAACCGCCGTCACGCGGCAGGAAGAGCCCGACACGGCAGCCGTAGCAACCGTGGCCGAGCTCGTCGTGCAGCTAGCCAGCGTCGGGCCACCCGTGGACGGGCCGCCCGAGATCTGTACGGCAAAGTTCACCGCTTCGCCAACGTTCATGCTGGCAGAAGGCGGCGTGATGGAGAGCGTGATAGGCGGGTTCGGTGTAACAGGCACCGTAACGTCATCGCCGCAAGCACCCAGCGCCAAGGCGCCAAGGCTCAGGGCAACGATCGCCTTGTTCCGAGAAAAGAGTTGCATTCATCCCCCTCTTTCGAGGTCGTGGAGGTAGCTGCCGTCGATGAGGGTGGGTTGCCTCATCCACAACGTCTTGCGATGGCAAGCGCTCGCCGCTTTGGCATGCGCTTCATCATGCGCTTCTCGCAGAGGAGCAGGACTTGGCTCGGGGAGCGGCCGGATCAACATCCTGACGTGCGAAAACCATGATGCCCGAAGAACCGAATTGCTGACCTGCGGGCCCTGCATCACGCGTCGCCAACCCAAGCGTCGGTTCCTCGTGACTCCTGCACGTGCGATTGCTCACACGTTTCCCAACACACAATCGTGACGCACATCGGCAAGAAAATGGGCGCTATCCCCCCAAAGAGGACACGCACACTTCTCCCGCCATCATCAAGTGGCAAAGGTAGGGGTGATCTGCCACACTAGTCAAGCAGGAGAATCACCCGGCTTTTCGCGACCGCTGTCACAATCCTGTGACCAAAGGCTGGAAAATGCCAGTTATCCACATCACTGGCCTCGTCTCACCGCCCCTCGCCTCTCGAATCCTGTGACACCACGAAGTGGACGGCCCGTACGGCACGAACGTCACATCCTCGGCAGTCACAGGCACTTGCGTCTATACTTCGGCATGGCCGAGCCCCCCCGGATCCACGTCCCCGCTACCCGGGTGGTCCTCCCGCCCCCTCTCTCGGCCGAAGGGCCCGCGCTCAACGCCGCTCAGGCCGCCGCCTCCAGCCACGGTGACACCCCGCTCCTGATTGTGGCCGGTGCCGGCTCCGGCAAGACCAGGACGCTCATTCACCGGGTCGCCCACCTTATAGGGCGAGGCGTCCCCGCCAGCCGCATTCTGCTCCTCACCTTCACCCGGCGCGCCTCCCAGGAAATGTTGGGGCGCTGTGAGCGATTGGTCGGCTCCGCCTCACATCACGTGCACGGCGGCACCTTCCACGGCGTCGCCCATCGGCTGCTGCGCCGCTTCGGGCCATCCGCCGGCCTCCCCGCCGACTTCACTATCCTCGATCAGGCCGACGCCTCCGATCTCATGGGAATCTCGCGGGCCGCCCTCGGCTACGCCGATCTCAAGAACGCGCCGCGATCCGCCCCCCGCTTCCCGCGCGCCGAAACGCTGCAATCGATCTACTCGCGCCACGTCAACACCGAACGCCCCATCGTCGACCTGCTCGGCGAGCAGTGGCCGCACTTCCTCGCCTGGACCGGCGATATCGAGCGGCTCTTCGGCGACTACGTGAAGCGCAAGGCCGAACGCAATCTCCTCGACTACGACGACCTGCTGCTGTCGTGGGCGCTGCTGCTCGAGCAGGCGCCGCCGATCGCGGAGCAGATTCGCGCGCTGTACGATCACGTGTTGGTCGATGAATACCAGGACACCAATCCGCTGCAGTCGCGCATCCTTCGTGCGCTCTGCACGAACGGCAAGATCACGGTCGTCGGCGACGACGCGCAGAGCATCTACGCCTTCCGTGGCGCGACGATTCGCAACATCCTCGATTTCCCGCACCAGTTCCCCGGCACGCACATCGTCACGCTCGAACGCAACTATCGCTCGACCGCGCCGATTCTCGATACCACGAACGCGCTGATCTCACGCAGCCGTGAGCGCTACTCGAAGCAGCTGTGGACCGAGCGCACTGGGGGCGAGCCACCTTGGCTGGTCACGGTGAAAGACGAACATGCGCAGACGGCGTTCGTCGTCGATCGGTTGCTCGAACTGCATGAGGAAGGCATCCCGCTGCGCGAGATGGCGGTGCTCTTTCGCGCCGGCTATCTGTCAGCCGATCTCGAAATCGAGCTCGCCAACCGGCGCATTCCCTACGAGAAGTGGGGCGGGCTCAAGTTCCTCGAAGCCGCGCACATCAAGGACATCCTGGCCTTCCTCCGCGTGCTGGAGAATCCGCGCGACGAAGTGAGCTGGTACCGTTTGCTGCGCCTGCTTCCCGGCGTGGGCGATGCCACCGCGCGCGCGGCGATTGACCTGCTGACGCATCACGGCTGGGAGCCGATGGCCCTCGGCGCTACCAAAGCGCCGGCACGCGCCCGGCCGGCGCTGCAGGCGTTGGCGGCGCTGCTCGATGGCATGCGTCGCGTGGAGCGGAGCGACAACCCGCATTCACCGGCCGAAAGCATCCGGCTGTGCCGTCATCTCTACGATCCGATCCTGCAGGGCACCTACGACGATGCGCCGCCGCGAATGGCTGACCTCGATCAGCTCGAAGTCATCGCGGCCGGCTATCCTGATCGAAGCACGTTTCTTTCGGCGCTCGCTCTCGAGCCGCCGTCGAACACACAGGATCTCGCCGTGGGCAGCACCGATGAGGACGACGCGCTGATTCTGTCCACCGCGCACTCGGCGAAGGGCAAGGAGTGGGATGCGGTGTTCGTGATTCATGCATCCGACGGGGTGTTCCCGATGGCGCGGTCGGCGAATGATGATGCGCAGATCGATGAAGAACGGCGGCTGCTCTATGTGGCGATGACACGCGCACGCGACCAACTTTTCGTCACGTACCCGTTGCACAGCTATGCCACGCGCACCGGCGCCGACTTCGCGTACAGCCAGCTGTCCCGTTTTCTGGACCCTGGGGTGCGCTCGTCGATGCAACGGGTGACCGTTGGCGAAGAGATGCCACCTGCCCTGCCAGCCCTTCGAGGTGACGCGCCGCCGCTCGATCTGCGTGCGTTGCTCCGAGGCCGGTTCCCCGCCGAGTAATACCCACCGAGTACGTTGTAGCGCACTTCACCTTGACGAGGATCCATTGAGTTTCTTCAGCAATCTATCGGTCGCCGTGCTCGCCGCGGTCATCACTGCGAGCGCTACCGTGGCCGACGCCCAACGACCCGCGATCAAGCCCGCCCCCAAGTCGCCGGTTGATTCCTTCGCGCTGCCCTCAGCATTGCCCACCGACGCCGCCGTGCGCATCGGCACGCTACCCAACGGCATTCGCTACTACATCCGACGCAATGCGAAGCCGGAACAGCGCGCCGAACTGAGACTGGTCGTCAACGCCGGTTCCATTTTGGAAGACGAGGATCAGCGCGGGCTCGCGCACTTCATCGAGCACATGGCCTTCAATGGCACGAAGTCCTTCGCGAAGAACGATATCGTGAAGTATCTCGAGTCGATCGGCGTGCGATTCGGCGCTGACTTGAACGCCTTCACGAGCTTCGACGAAACGGTGTACATCCTGCCGGTGCCGACCGACAGTGCGGGCATTCTCGAGAAGAGCTTCCGTTTCTTGGGTGATGTGGCCACCGGTATCCTGTTCGACTCCACGGAAGTGGTGGCCGAACGCGGCGTCGTGTTGTCGGAGTGGCGCAATGGTCTCGGTGCCGGGGAACGGCTTCGCGACAAGCAGTTCCCCGTGATCTTCCGCGGCTCGCGCTACGCGGAGCGGCTCCCCATCGGCAAGCCCGAGATTCTCGAGAAGGCGAACCCGGCGCCGCTCAAGCGCTTCTGGCGCGACTGGTATCGCCCCGACCTCATGGCCGTGGTGGCGGTCGGAGATGCCGATCCGAAGCAGCTCGAGTCACTGATCCGTTCCACCTTTGGCGGCATCGCGCCCCGCAAGGGGGCTCGCCCCCGCCTGATCGCGGCCGTGCCCACGCACGACTCCACGCTCATCTCGATCGCGACCGACAAGGAGCTCAGTGGCTCGTCGGTTGGCGTGCTGTGGAAGAGCAAGGGCCGCACGACACGCACGGTGGGAGATCTCCGGCGGGATCTGCTGGAGCGCCTGTACGACCAGATGCTGAACCAGCGGTTCGGCGAACTGGCGCTCAAGCCCGAGACTCCCTTCGTCGGTGCCGGCGCCGGCGGCGGTAGCTTCGTGCGCAGCAGCGAGTACTACTCGCTCGACGCGCGGGCGAAAGAAGGACAGCTGCTGGAATCGTTGCAGGCGCTGCTGACGGAGGCGGAACGCGTGCGTCGTCACGGCTTCCTCGCCACGGAACTCGAGCGGGCCAAGACCAACACGCTTCGCGGCTATGAGCGCGCGTATCAGGAGCGCGACAAGACGCCGTCGGCCGCATTTGTCGATGAGTACGTGCAAAACTTCCTGCAGGGCGAAGCGATTCCCGGCATCTCGTTCGAATACGCCGCGATGCAGCGCTTGCTGCCCACGGTCACGCTGGCCGAAGTGAATGCCCTCGGCGCGAGTCGCGTCGGCGAGGCGAATCGTGTCGTGACCGTGAGCCTACCGGAAAAGGACGGACTCAAAGTGCCGACCGATGCCGACATCCGCGCGGTGTTCGGCAAGGTCAATGCGGTCACGATCACGCCGTGGGTGGAAACGGTCATGGCCGGAGCGCTGGTGGCGAAGGCGCCGGCGGCCGGACGGGTGGTGAGCGAGAAGAAGACGGAGTCGCTCAACCTCACCGAATGGACGCTGTCGAACGGGATCAAGGTGTTCGTCAAGCCCACCGACTTCACGGCCGATCAGATCGTGATGACCGGTTGGAGTCCGGGTGGCGCCAGCCTGGTGTCCGACAAGGACGTGTTCAAGACGTCGCTGACCACGACTGTCATCGAGCGTGGTGGCGCTGGTGAGTACTCGCTCGTGGATCTGAACAAGAAGCTGACCGGCAAGGTCGCGTCGGCGTCGGCCGTGATCTCCGACCTCAGCGAAGGGGTCAGCGGCCGCGCGTCGCCGAAGGACTTGGAAACGATGATGCAGCTCACGTGGCTGCGACTCACGTCGCCGCGCGCGGACACGTCGGCCTTCAAGGCGCTCCTGCAGCAGTTCGACCAGGTGCTCAAGAACAAGGATGCGAATCCGGCCGCCGTATTCAGCGACACCGTGCAGATGACGCTGGCCGGTGGTCATCCGCGGGTACGTCCGCTGTCGGCCGAGATGCTCAAGGAGCTCACGCTCGACGAAATGCTGGCGATATACCGTGATCGCTTCGCTGATCTGGGGGATTTCACGTTCCTGTTCGTTGGCAACGTGGATCTGGCCGTGTTGAAGCCGTTGGTGGAACAGTGGCTCGCCCCGCTGCCGGCGGCCGGTCGCAAGGAGACGTTCAAGGATGTCGGCCCCAAGCTGTTCACCGGCCAGATCGACAAGACGGTACGCAAAGGCATCGCGCCGCAGAGCCAGACGGCCATCTTGATGGCCGGCGCCGCCCCGTGGAGCCGCGAGGACTCGTACTTGCTGTCGTCGGTTGGTGAAGTGCTCGAAATGCGCCTGCTGGAACGTTTGCGCGAATCACTGGGCGGCACGTACTCGGTATCGGTAAGCGCGCAGTACTCACGCCATCCGCGACAAGAGTGGCAGTTGGTGATCGGCTACGGCTCGGCGCCGGACAAGGCGGAGTCGATGTTCGCCGCCGTGAGGCAGGAGCTCGATTCCCTGCGTCGCGTGCCGCCGAGTGCAGCGGAAGTGGAACGGGTGCGCGAGCAGCAGCGCCGTGAGCTCGAAGTGGCGCGCAAACAGAACGGGTACTGGCTCAGCACCATCCGCGCGCGACTCGAGAACGGGGATGATCTCGGCACCATCGGCAACGAAGATCCGATGATCGCCGGCCTCACCGCTGAGAAGCTGGCCGCGGCGGCCAAGAAGTACCTCACGGAAGCGAACCGTGCGCGGTTCGTGCTGCTACCCGAGAGCAAGTAGCGCCACGAATGCTCAGCGATCCTTGCGACTCACAGAATCCTTGTGGGTCGCAATGATGCGCTGAATGGCCCGTTTCAAGTCACGCCCCTCGGCCACGTACACCGAATCGAAGCGATCGAGGCGCTCGGCGTACACGCGGCGCGAGAGCAGCACCGCGTTGTTCAGTTTCACCTTCTGCGACCATCCGTCGGGATAGGTGCGAAGCAGTGGGCCGATGCTGTCCACGAGTCGGATCCGCGCGCGCGCATAGACGCGGTCACGCGCCGTGATGCGCGCCGTGCTCGCCGAGTCGGGCAGCGCGGCGAAGACCTGCTCGATCTCGTTCGACGTGCGTTCCCAGAACGCGCCCAGCAACAGATCGTCGTGCCACTCGTCTTCCGCGCGACGCAGCGACGCCGAATCGCCGCGCGCCCGGAAGAAGTGTTCGACGCCGCGGCCACCCACGAAGGTGGCGAAGGACTCGTTGAAGGACACCTGCCCCTTGGCGAAGAAAGTGTTGTGCAGCAGCTCATGAATGATCGTGTTGACGAGCGTCACCGAATCCGCTTTGACGGTGGTGCTCACGAGTGGATCATTGAACCAGCCAAGCGTGCTGAAGGCCGCTGAGGGCCCGACGCTCACGTCGAAGCCCTGATCTCGCAGTGATTCCGCGGTACGTAGCGCCCCCGGGAAATCGAAGAAGCCTTTGTACGGAAAGCGCCCCACCACGGGAAACCACCAGGTTTTCCGCTCCAGCCGGTCGCGATAGGCGGCGCTGACGACGAGCACCAGCGTATCGCGGTCAAGCCGCGAGAAGGCGGTGAAGCTCTTGCGGGCCTTGAGATCGAGTGAGTCGATCGCGAAGCGACGCGCCTCCTGCACGAGACTGAGCTTCGCGCGCAACACGGGATCGGTGGCGGAGTCCGCCACCAGGCGCGCGATGGGCTGACGCCGCGACAGGATCCGCGCCTCCTCGTAGGCGGCGCGGGAGATGTAGCACCCGGTCGGGGTAATGCCGAGGACGACGGCCAGCAACACGGCGGTCGCGCCGGAGATGCGGCGCAACGATCGCCACGAGATCCGCCCATGCGGCATCCTTCGCTGCGGCATCCGACCGCGGTTGTCAATCCCGTGTTGCTGGTCGCCCTGCCCGGCTATCATTCTCGGTCCATGTCGTTCGTTCATCTGCACTGCCACTCCGAGTATTCGCTCCTCGACGGCGCGAATCGTATCGATGATCTGATCAAACGCGCACAGCATTACGAAATGCCGGCGCTGGCGATCACCGATCACGGTAACATGCATGCTGCCTGGGATTTCCAGGAGAAAGCGCGCAAGGCGGGCGTGAAGCCCATCATGGGGATGGAAGCCTACGTGGCGCCGGGTGACCGCCGCACGCGCGGACGTCCCGGGCCGGGTCAGAAGCCGTACTATCACCTGGTGCTGCTGGCCCGCGATCTCGTGGGCTACAAGAATCTGGTCAAGTTGTCGTCGTTGGGGTACACCGAAGGCTTCTACACGAAGCCGCGAATCGACCGCGAATTGCTGGCCAAGTACTCCGAGGGACTGATCGTCTCGTCGGCGTGCCTGGCCGGTGAAGTGGCCGGTCACCTCATGGAAGACCGCATGGACGCGGCGCGTGAAGCCGCCGCGTGGTATGCCGAGCTGTTCAAGGACCGCTACTACCTCGAAGTCCAGGCGCACACCAGCGAGGGCCAGGCGAAGCTCAACGCCAAGATCCTGTCGCTGGGCGACGAGCTGGGGCTGCCCGTCATTGCCACGAACGACGCGCACTTCCTGAAGCACGAAGATCACGACGCGCACGACGTGCTGCTGTGCATCGGCCTCGGCAAGGATCGCAACGACCGCGATCGCATGAAGTACGACGACGGGTTGTACTTCAAACCGCCCAACGAGATCCGCCCGTTCTTCCCGGGCCGCGAAGATGTGCTCACGAACACGCTGGCGATCGCCGATTCGGTGGACGTGCAGTTTGCGAAGCAGTACTACGTGCCGTCGTTCCCGCTGCCGCCCGGCGTCGAGACCGAGAACGAGTACCTCGTGCGACTCTCCACCGATGGCGCGAAGGAACGCTACGGCGATCCGCTGCCGGTGCACGTGCAGGAGCGCCTGGACTACGAGCTCGGGGTCATCACCAAGACCGGCTATGCCGGCTACTTCCTGATCACCGCCGACTTCATCAAGGCGGCGCGCGACCGCGGCATTCCGGTGGGGCCCGGTCGTGGCTCGGCGGCCGGCTCGCTCGTGGCGTATGCGACGCGCATCACCGACGTCTGCCCGCTTGAGTTCGACCTGCTCTTCGAACGCTTTCTGAATCCCGAACGCGTCTCGATGCCCGACGTCGACGTCGACTTCTGTTTCGAGCGACGCGGCGAAGTCATCGAGTATGTGCGGCAGAAGTACGGTAAGGATTCGGTCGGACAGATCGTCACGTTCGGAACGATGAAGTCGCGGGCGGCGGTGAAGGACGTCGGGCGGACGCTCGGCTTCACCCCCGGCGAAACCGACGCGCTGGCGAAGCTGATTCCGAACGCGCCGAACTTTTCGCTGACGGTGAAGGAAGCGATCGAGCAAGTGCCGGAGGTGAAGGCGTTCTACCAGAACGAGCCTCGCTACAAGCAATTGCTGGATTTCGCGATTTCGCTGGAAGGCCTCTCGCGTCACACCGGCGTGCATGCGGCCGGTGTGGTGATCGCGCCGGGCCCGCTGGACGAGTTCGTCCCGGTCTGCACGCAGGCGTCAAAAGGCTCCGGCGCCGGCGACGACGAGCGGGTGATCGTGACGCAGTACGACATGAACGCGCTGGAAAAGGCGGGCATGCTCAAGATGGACTTCTTGGGGCTCACCACGCTGACGGTGATCAGCGACACGCTGGCCAGCATCAAGCAGCGCAGTGGCGTGTCGGTGGTGCTCGAAGAGCGCGGCTTCACCGACGAGAAAACGTATCAGTTGCTGCGCGCCGGCCGCACCGGCGGCGTGTTTCAGTTCGAATCGCCGCTCGCCACCGACGTGCTCAAGCGCATGCGTTGCGACCGATTCGACGACTTGGTCGCGTCGAACGCGCTGCTGCGCCCGGGTCCGCTCGACGCCGGCATGCACAACGTGTACATCCGGCGGAAGCGTGGCGAAGAGCCCACGGTGTACGCGCTGCCCGAGCTGGAGCCGATTCTCTCGAACACGTACGGCGTCATCACCTATCAGGAACAGGTGATGCGCTTGGCGCAGGTGTTGGCGGGCATCTCGCTGGCCGAAGCGGACGTGCTGCGAAAGGCCGTGGGCAAGAAAGATTCCGAGCTGATCAAGAAGGAGCTCGGGAAGTTCGTGACCAAGGCCGTCGCGAAGGGCTACGATCCGAAGATCATCGATGAGCTCTCGGGCCAGATCGAGACGTTCGGGCGTTATGGATTTAACAAGTGTCTGGTCGGTGACACGGAAATCTACGACGCGTCAACCGGACGTGTGGTGCGTATCGCTGATCTTTACGAAAAACGAGACGTGCTGGGAAGCGTCGCGACGTGCGATGTCAACACGCTTCGCCTCGATCACGGACGCGTGATCGATGTCATGGACAACGGCATTAAGGCGGTGTTCCGACTGCGCACGGAGTCGGGCCGTGAGATCGTCGCCACCGGCAATCATCCGCTGCTGCAGATCGACGGGTGGCGCAATCTCGAGTCGATTGTGGTGGGTGAGCACATCGCCGTGCCACGTGCATTGCCTTCGGGACCACGGACATCGTGGGAGCGTCATGAGGTGATTGCGCTGGGTCACCTCCTCGCTGAAGGGAATCTGGGGCATCCCAGTGGCGTGTACTACTACAATCAGGACGAAGCAGCGGTCACGGATTTTATCTCGGCCGCAGAGGGCTTTTCCAATGTCCGCTGCACGCGCACCACGCATAAAGGAACCGCATCCGTCTACACCGGTCGAATCGACCGGAAGTTACCAAACGGGATTTTCGAATGGGCCCGCGGCCTTGAGCTGCTGGGTAAGACGGCGACGCACAAGGAAGTACCGGCGAGCGCTTTCACCCTGTGCGACGAACAGCTAGGGCTGCTGCTGGGGCGCATGTGGGATGGAGACGGACACGTCAACCCACGCGACGCGACGGCGTACTACGCGACCTCGTCGAAGCGACTGGCTCAGCAGGTGCAGCATCTGCTCCTCCGCCTGGGGATCCTTGGTCGCGTTCGCTCCGTCATCTTCCCCTACCGTGGCGGTGAGCGCATCGGCTATCAGGTGTTCGTGACGGGCGTTGAGAATCTGCGCCCCTTCGCCGAACGCGTGGCTTGTCATCTCGTTGCGCCAGCAAAGCGTGCCGCGATAGCCGCCATGCCGTTGACGGCTGTACCCGCTTCCTCCAAGGATCTGGTACCCGTTAGCGCCGTACGCGCTCTGGCGCGAGCCGCCAAGGATCGGCGTGGCGACCGGTGGTCCGACGTGGAGCGTGGTGCAGATGTGTCATCACGCGACCTGTATCCGACCGGGACCAACCCCAACAATATCGGCTTCACGCGCGGCGTGGTGAATCGCCTCGCGGCGTACTTCGGCGACGCCGAGCTGGATCGACTCGGGTCGAACGACGTGCTGTGGGATCGGGTGATAGCAATCGAACCTGCGGGCGAGCAGCGCACGTACGACCTCGAAATTGCCGAGACGCACAATTTCGTGGCGAACGATGTCATCGTTCACAATAGCCACAGCGTCGCCTACTCCGTCGTCGCGTACCACACGGCCTTCCTGAAAGCGCATCACCCGGCCGAGTTCATGGCCGCGTTGTTGTCGTCGAACATCGGGAAGACCGAAGAAGTCATCAAGTACATCGCCGAAGCGCGCGAAATGCAGATCGAAGTGCTCGCGCCCGACGTCAACGAGTCGGGGTGGCGCTTCACGGTCGTGGGCGACAAGCGGGTGCGTTTCGGGCTGGGCGCCATCCGGAACGTGGGCCGCGGGGCGATCGACTCGCTGATCGCGGCACGGAATGAAGGGCCGTTCACGTCACTATACGATCTCTGCTCGCGGGTCGATCTGCGCGTGTGTAACAAGCGGGTGTTCGAAGCGCTGATTGCGGCGGGCGCGTGCGACGGGTTGGGCGGCCACCGGGCGCAGCTGCTGGCGGCGCTCGATCACGCCATCAACGAGGCGTCGCTTCGTCAGGAAGAGGCGGCCAAAGGTCAGGTGTCGCTGTTCGGCGACCTGCTCGGCGATGCGGACGACGCGCCGGGCTCGAATAGCGCGGGATCGCCTCCGCCGCTCCCATCAGTCCCGGTGTGGAGTGAAAGCGAGCGGCTCACCCGAGAGAAGGAGCTGCTGGGCTTCTACATTTCCGGCCATCCGCTGGAGCCCTACCGAACAGAGTGCGAACTCTTCGCCAGCAGCACCGTGGCACAGCTCGGCAACTGGACGGGAGATGCGGTCACGATTGGTGTAGTCATCACGGCAATCAAGAAGCAGATTTCCAAACGGTCGGGCGCTGAGTTCGCCCGGTTGACAGTTGAGGATTTTTCCGGATCTTCCGAAGTGCTGGTCTTCCCGGAGGCGTGGGCGGTCATCGCCGAACGTGTCCGGCCCGATGTACCGCTCCTGCTCAAGGGCGGTTATTCGCGGAAGGATCAGGGCGTCGAGAATGCCACGTTCATCGTCGACACGGTCACACGCTTCGCGGAAGTGCGGGCCAACGGTGAGCTGGCGGTTGCAATCGACCTGAGTCGGGAGCTGGATCTGGCTCCCGGCGTGATGGACGACGTGCGGGCGAGTGTCGAGGCACACGAAGGCTCGGCTCCGCTCGAACTGCGGTGGGACGATGGAACCGGGCGCACCATTCGCTTTCGGTCGAAATCCCTTACCGTGGCCGCGTCGCCCGCCATCTTATCCGATCTTCGCGCGCTGCTCGGCGCTGATCGTGTGCGCCTCGTGCGCGCCGGCAGCTAACGAGCGCGGCGTCCCTTTTCCAGGATTGTCATGGCTGCTGCCCCGGTTCTCGAGTTCGAGCGTCCTCTGGCGGAGCTCGAAAAGCAGATCGAGGAGCTGAAGCGACTCGCGTCCGAGAGTTCGCTCAACGTCACGCAAGAGTTGGAGC
Protein-coding regions in this window:
- a CDS encoding ATP-dependent helicase, which gives rise to MAEPPRIHVPATRVVLPPPLSAEGPALNAAQAAASSHGDTPLLIVAGAGSGKTRTLIHRVAHLIGRGVPASRILLLTFTRRASQEMLGRCERLVGSASHHVHGGTFHGVAHRLLRRFGPSAGLPADFTILDQADASDLMGISRAALGYADLKNAPRSAPRFPRAETLQSIYSRHVNTERPIVDLLGEQWPHFLAWTGDIERLFGDYVKRKAERNLLDYDDLLLSWALLLEQAPPIAEQIRALYDHVLVDEYQDTNPLQSRILRALCTNGKITVVGDDAQSIYAFRGATIRNILDFPHQFPGTHIVTLERNYRSTAPILDTTNALISRSRERYSKQLWTERTGGEPPWLVTVKDEHAQTAFVVDRLLELHEEGIPLREMAVLFRAGYLSADLEIELANRRIPYEKWGGLKFLEAAHIKDILAFLRVLENPRDEVSWYRLLRLLPGVGDATARAAIDLLTHHGWEPMALGATKAPARARPALQALAALLDGMRRVERSDNPHSPAESIRLCRHLYDPILQGTYDDAPPRMADLDQLEVIAAGYPDRSTFLSALALEPPSNTQDLAVGSTDEDDALILSTAHSAKGKEWDAVFVIHASDGVFPMARSANDDAQIDEERRLLYVAMTRARDQLFVTYPLHSYATRTGADFAYSQLSRFLDPGVRSSMQRVTVGEEMPPALPALRGDAPPLDLRALLRGRFPAE
- a CDS encoding Ig-like domain-containing protein, which gives rise to MQLFSRNKAIVALSLGALALGACGDDVTVPVTPNPPITLSITPPSASMNVGEAVNFAVQISGGPSTGGPTLASCTTSSATVATAAVSGSSCRVTAVAAGNATVTATASTGQSAAASVTVAPAITGLTVTPSAASLQVNQTLTLSPSVQPAGRTATYTYASSSATIASVSTAGVVTAVGTGVATITVTATSGGTSISQAVAITVTALPTGIATLNVTPAALALAIGNTAQIGANATQPSGAPAATITYVSSSTAVASVSAAGVVTANAPGTAIITVTAASAANTNFAASSLSSSVAVTVAAPANVTIANVTQGPVASAGGPANTGITFSANMQVNQPVDINNTRDQIQVSLNLQPNGQAVSAVRVYVCDAAGNNCGAPAAEQTYTGNAANEGTVQLSINTADFTADFATGTSTIKYANGLHVIRASVRTAAGAENFAATNNNSILNFTNVDGWAVQFTNPTAAATRTVSGVAFNYYGGPNASGAGSIRYVPVFYTAGRTVQSASVNMSNFGATVPYSATAATTFGKSSTLYTINGTGWEHPQTNSSDFPRVAAAQDNSNNAAPTVSATTGYRTSITVPAPIAIRLDYANPTVAIAGVASGAWFSGVIASPFSFSTNTTTTDNGVGTSTGTLANVWTYSGCGVTGVALSPTTAAGIPECATNFTNLVYTVTATGNDQLGNTGTTTTAQFAIDNIAPAIRYSASAIGGTSPVPATPGQGPGSALDTTTYTTVAGGPPNQSLFTAASFLAAPLATDTIFGAEALDERSGLNTAEHYLARANQASPNGSCVVGTAFTALLGGIGSAFITAPNCTMAPAFLGTAMSDGYRPITRVLGSNIATEGYYTYRASVIDRAGNASFTGIRRVLHSVTLPTITGLGLPGTVTAAGPNMFTPNVTGLVEAHFTNFRASYSGLTDGTTDANLLFPATLYNARFNDVIGLNGNITVGTPFTSGINYYTNIEQTDAAGALAAASNNRPDTVTARIVNAAGLNSGFYVGVGSGVALLSANVGNDTQTWNTANPNLVSWTLGQGIVQWNAPATGLKAIVTATTNQINSPFDRVDFYELLAGNWQYIGNVDAKTSPSVSPTGAGPVYIADNGTTRVWTYRLTQPVNGASSLNTPAALSSVSGRRFIAVGTGGTFAAPTVLKGRALSTNTSVSASTVTP